In Streptomyces canus, one DNA window encodes the following:
- a CDS encoding barstar family protein, translating to MTARVVMLDLDGVADKAGLMERCVRDLRLPDWFGRNWDALADVLSDPGLWSEDGSEDAGEEETVVVVRNWDRYAGARPDEWETAREVFSQASALTVALALGGSS from the coding sequence ATGACGGCACGCGTGGTCATGCTGGACCTCGACGGGGTCGCGGACAAGGCGGGCCTGATGGAGCGCTGCGTCCGGGACCTGCGGCTGCCGGACTGGTTCGGCCGTAACTGGGACGCGCTGGCCGACGTCCTCTCCGACCCGGGCCTGTGGTCCGAGGACGGTTCCGAGGACGCTGGCGAAGAGGAGACCGTCGTCGTCGTACGGAACTGGGACCGGTACGCGGGTGCGCGGCCGGACGAGTGGGAGACCGCGCGCGAGGTGTTCTCGCAGGCGTCCGCGCTCACCGTGGCGCTCGCCCTTGGAGGTTCGTCCTAA
- a CDS encoding GuaB1 family IMP dehydrogenase-related protein, which translates to MRFLNDIQPPYDLTYDDVFMVPSRSAVGSRQGVDLSSPDGSGTTIPLVVANMTAIAGRRMAETMARRGGLVVIPQDIPIEVVTEVVSWVKSRHHVLDTPIVLAPHQTVADALALLPKRAHNAGVVVDEAGRPVGVVTDQDLTGVDRFTQLAEVMSRDLLLLDADIDPREAFNRLDAANRRYAPAVDQDGRLAGILTRKGALRATLYTPAVDARGRLRIAAAVGINGDFAEKAKQLLDAGVDTLVIDTAHGHQESMITAIRTVRALDPQVPIVAGNIVAAEGVRDLVEAGADIIKVGVGPGAMCTTRMMTGVGRPQFSAVLECAAEARKYGKHVWADGGVRHPRDVAMALAAGASNVMIGSWFAGTYESPGDLQQDASGRLYKESFGMASARAVRNRTSDESAYDRARKALFEEGISTSRMFLDPARPGVEDLIDSIIAGVRSSCTYAGAGSLEEFAEKAVVGIQSAAGYAEGKPLHASWS; encoded by the coding sequence GTGCGTTTCCTCAACGACATCCAGCCCCCGTACGACCTGACGTACGACGACGTCTTCATGGTCCCGAGCCGCAGCGCCGTCGGCTCGCGGCAGGGTGTGGACCTCAGCTCCCCGGACGGCTCGGGCACCACGATCCCGCTGGTCGTCGCCAACATGACCGCCATCGCCGGGCGTCGCATGGCGGAGACCATGGCCCGCCGCGGTGGCCTCGTGGTCATCCCGCAGGACATCCCGATCGAGGTCGTCACCGAGGTCGTCTCCTGGGTGAAGAGCCGCCACCACGTCCTGGACACCCCGATCGTGCTGGCCCCGCACCAGACCGTCGCCGACGCGCTGGCCCTGCTGCCCAAGCGCGCGCACAACGCCGGTGTGGTCGTCGACGAGGCGGGCCGGCCCGTCGGTGTCGTCACCGACCAGGACCTGACCGGGGTCGACCGTTTCACGCAGCTCGCCGAAGTCATGTCGCGCGATCTGCTGCTCCTCGACGCGGACATCGACCCCCGTGAGGCCTTCAACCGCCTCGACGCGGCCAACCGCCGCTACGCCCCCGCCGTCGACCAGGACGGCCGCCTCGCCGGCATCCTCACCCGCAAGGGCGCCCTGCGGGCCACGCTGTACACCCCGGCCGTGGACGCCCGGGGCAGGCTGCGCATCGCCGCCGCCGTGGGCATCAACGGCGACTTCGCGGAGAAGGCCAAGCAGCTGCTCGACGCGGGCGTCGACACCCTGGTCATCGACACCGCGCACGGCCACCAGGAGTCGATGATCACCGCGATCAGGACGGTCCGGGCGCTCGACCCGCAGGTGCCGATCGTGGCCGGCAACATCGTGGCCGCCGAGGGTGTGCGGGACCTGGTCGAGGCGGGCGCGGACATCATCAAGGTCGGTGTGGGGCCCGGCGCCATGTGCACCACCCGCATGATGACCGGCGTCGGCCGGCCGCAGTTCTCGGCCGTCCTGGAGTGCGCGGCCGAGGCGAGGAAGTACGGCAAGCACGTGTGGGCCGACGGCGGTGTCCGGCACCCGCGCGACGTCGCCATGGCGCTGGCCGCCGGCGCGTCCAACGTGATGATCGGGTCGTGGTTCGCGGGCACCTACGAGTCGCCGGGCGACCTCCAGCAGGATGCCAGCGGACGGCTCTACAAGGAGTCCTTCGGCATGGCGTCCGCGCGGGCGGTGCGCAACCGCACGTCGGACGAGTCGGCGTACGACCGGGCCCGCAAGGCGCTGTTCGAGGAGGGCATCTCCACCTCCCGGATGTTCCTCGACCCGGCCCGCCCGGGTGTCGAGGACCTGATCGACTCGATCATCGCGGGCGTCCGCTCCTCCTGCACCTACGCCGGTGCGGGCTCCCTGGAGGAGTTCGCCGAGAAGGCGGTCGTCGGTATCCAGAGCGCGGCCGGCTACGCCGAGGGCAAGCCGCTGCACGCCAGCTGGAGCTGA
- a CDS encoding GNAT family N-acetyltransferase, producing MEISVCRSGDVALLDRYMGSPGATSFHARRFARQEAGECTYLVARLEGRPVGHAEMRWIGCAAPEVALDCPEIGGLAVAPEELRSRGIGTELIRAAEELARRRGLTTVGIGVGQDNPRAAGLYARLGYRPATNYLDRYSYRDHDGTTRECVDACTFLVRELSSGHLDVKPA from the coding sequence ATGGAGATCAGCGTCTGCCGGAGCGGCGATGTCGCGCTGCTGGACCGGTACATGGGATCGCCCGGAGCCACGTCCTTCCACGCCCGGCGGTTCGCGCGGCAGGAGGCGGGGGAGTGCACGTATCTCGTCGCCCGGCTGGAGGGGCGGCCCGTGGGGCACGCGGAGATGCGCTGGATCGGGTGTGCCGCCCCCGAGGTCGCCCTGGACTGCCCCGAGATCGGCGGCCTCGCGGTCGCCCCCGAGGAACTGCGCTCACGGGGGATCGGCACCGAGCTGATCCGGGCCGCCGAGGAACTGGCCCGCAGGCGGGGTCTGACGACCGTGGGCATCGGGGTCGGGCAGGACAACCCGCGCGCGGCGGGCCTGTACGCACGGCTCGGCTACCGGCCGGCGACGAACTACCTGGACCGCTACTCGTACCGGGATCACGACGGCACGACCCGTGAGTGTGTCGACGCCTGCACGTTCCTCGTCCGAGAACTCTCGTCAGGCCACCTTGACGTCAAGCCTGCTTGA
- a CDS encoding amino acid permease, with translation MLDQGAPTHHRTQEAPTSPGLGARLMRRKPVERLVAEGGQGEGGALRRSLGLWQLTMISIGATLGTGIFVVLGEAVPKAGPAVTLSFVIAGLTALFSALSYAELAGTIPVAGSSYSYAYATMGELIAWICGWCLVLEYGVSVAAVAVGWGEYLNELLDGTIGVTIPDALSAPPGDGGIFNLPALIVVLLAMAFLLGGARESARANTVMVVVKIAALVLFCAIGIQGFRSGNYAHFMPLGMAGVSAAGATLFFSYIGFDAASTAGEEAKNAQRDLPRAIMLSLVIVTALYVLVAAVAVGAKPWQHFNDSEAALAQIMREVTGQSFWGTLLAFCAVIAIASVVLTVLYGQTRILFAMSRDGLAPKVFGRVHPKTGAPRANTVIVSLFCGVLAAAIPLGQLADATSIGTLFAFALVNIAVVVLRRTRPDMPRTFRVPLSPVFPALGFAFCLWMMGSLSAVTWVVFGVWMAVGLVFYFLYGHRRSRLATPEG, from the coding sequence GTGCTCGACCAAGGTGCACCCACGCACCACCGCACCCAAGAAGCCCCCACGTCCCCGGGGCTCGGCGCGCGCCTCATGCGGCGCAAACCCGTGGAACGCCTGGTCGCGGAGGGCGGCCAGGGCGAGGGAGGGGCCCTCAGGCGCTCCCTCGGACTGTGGCAGCTGACGATGATCAGCATCGGCGCCACCCTCGGCACCGGCATTTTCGTCGTGCTGGGCGAGGCCGTGCCGAAGGCAGGTCCCGCCGTCACGCTCTCCTTCGTGATCGCCGGCCTCACGGCCCTCTTCTCGGCCCTCTCCTACGCCGAGCTCGCGGGCACCATCCCGGTCGCCGGGTCCTCGTACTCGTACGCGTACGCAACCATGGGCGAACTGATCGCCTGGATCTGCGGCTGGTGCCTGGTCCTGGAGTACGGCGTCTCGGTCGCCGCCGTGGCCGTCGGCTGGGGCGAATACCTGAACGAGCTCCTGGACGGGACCATCGGCGTCACCATCCCGGACGCGCTGTCGGCCCCGCCCGGCGACGGCGGCATCTTCAACCTGCCGGCGCTGATCGTCGTCCTCCTCGCCATGGCCTTCCTGCTGGGCGGGGCCCGCGAGTCCGCCCGCGCCAACACCGTCATGGTCGTCGTGAAGATCGCCGCGCTGGTGCTGTTCTGCGCGATCGGCATCCAGGGCTTCCGCTCCGGCAACTACGCGCACTTCATGCCGCTCGGGATGGCCGGGGTCAGCGCGGCCGGTGCCACGCTCTTCTTCTCGTACATCGGCTTCGACGCCGCCTCCACGGCCGGTGAGGAGGCGAAGAACGCCCAGCGCGACCTGCCCCGCGCGATCATGCTGTCGCTGGTCATCGTGACCGCGCTGTACGTGCTGGTCGCCGCCGTCGCGGTCGGCGCGAAGCCCTGGCAGCACTTCAACGACTCCGAGGCCGCCCTCGCCCAGATCATGCGCGAGGTCACCGGGCAGAGCTTCTGGGGCACCCTGCTGGCGTTCTGCGCGGTCATCGCCATCGCGAGCGTCGTCCTGACCGTGCTCTACGGCCAGACCCGCATCCTCTTCGCGATGTCCCGGGACGGACTCGCACCGAAGGTGTTCGGCCGGGTCCACCCGAAGACCGGCGCGCCCCGGGCGAACACGGTGATCGTGTCCCTGTTCTGCGGGGTGCTGGCGGCGGCCATCCCGCTCGGCCAGCTCGCGGACGCCACCAGCATCGGCACGCTCTTCGCCTTCGCCCTGGTCAACATCGCCGTCGTGGTGCTGCGCCGGACCCGCCCCGACATGCCCCGCACCTTCCGCGTCCCGCTCTCGCCGGTCTTCCCGGCCCTGGGCTTCGCCTTCTGCCTCTGGATGATGGGCAGCCTGTCCGCCGTCACCTGGGTGGTCTTCGGGGTCTGGATGGCCGTCGGGCTCGTGTTCTACTTCCTGTACGGCCATCGCCGTTCCCGACTCGCAACACCCGAAGGCTGA
- a CDS encoding Lrp/AsnC family transcriptional regulator, with translation MLNDLDERIVHALAEDARRSYADIGQIVGLSAPAVKRRVDRLRATGAITGFTVRVDPAALGWETEGFVEIYCRRNTSPETIQRGLERYQEVVAASTVTGEADAVVQVFASDMRHFERVLERIAGEPFVERTKSVLVLSPLLRRFSSGSPT, from the coding sequence GTGCTGAACGATCTCGACGAACGCATCGTGCACGCCCTCGCCGAGGACGCCCGCCGCTCCTACGCGGACATCGGGCAGATCGTCGGCCTGTCCGCGCCCGCCGTGAAGCGCCGCGTGGACCGGCTGCGCGCCACCGGGGCCATCACCGGATTCACCGTACGGGTGGATCCGGCGGCCCTCGGCTGGGAGACCGAGGGGTTCGTCGAGATCTACTGCCGGCGCAACACCTCCCCGGAGACCATCCAGCGGGGTCTGGAGCGCTACCAGGAGGTGGTGGCCGCCTCCACCGTCACCGGAGAGGCGGACGCGGTCGTCCAGGTCTTCGCCTCCGACATGCGGCACTTCGAACGGGTCCTGGAGCGGATCGCGGGGGAGCCGTTCGTCGAGCGCACCAAGTCGGTCCTGGTCCTCTCCCCGTTGCTGCGTCGCTTCTCCTCGGGCTCGCCTACCTGA